One genomic segment of Arthrobacter sp. zg-Y1110 includes these proteins:
- the rho gene encoding transcription termination factor Rho, which produces MTDTTSLTAGVDSASAGSTGENASKSAGLAGLKLAQLQALAGQLGITGGSRMRKGDLVTAISNHQRGGAVADRPVRGSRGEAGDDAAKGASAPEKAAAAPAEQSAEAETTRPTRTRNRNRRAASDGVVTSAPAETAAAEAPAPAASPEADAAPARNREAREDNGREEGQRERGNRRSRNRRSDSNESNGTVNNASAEAPAEDASSNGAASNGAASNNGAANGAEARTQGDDERGERRERRDRNRSDRDNGGNRDNGGNRENNRDRDNNRDNGGNRENNRDRDNNRDNGGNRENNRDRDNNRDDNDENGRGRNRRNRNRNERNDRNDRGDRNDRFRDRNERRRNRNQNPEVDDVEVTEDDVLLPVAGILDVLENYAFVRTSGYLPGPNDVYVSLAQVKKYNLRKGDAVVGAIRAPREGENQGGNQRQKFNALVRLTSVNGKPAEDNKDRVEFSKLVPLYPSERLRLETSAKVIGPRVIDLVAPIGKGQRGLIVSPPKAGKTLILQAIANAITINNPEVHLMMVLVDERPEEVTDMQRTVKGEVIASTFDRPADDHTTVAELAIERAKRLVEMGNDVVVLLDSMTRLGRAYNLAAPASGRILSGGVDSSALYPPKRFFGAARNIENGGSLTILATALVETGSKMDEVIFEEFKGTGNMELRLSRNLADKRIFPAVDVNASGTRREENLLSPDEVKIMWKLRRVLSGLDTQQALELLTGKIRETQSNVEFLMQVQQTTLGTKDN; this is translated from the coding sequence GTGACAGATACCACTAGCCTGACTGCAGGCGTGGATTCAGCATCCGCCGGTTCAACCGGCGAGAACGCATCAAAGAGCGCAGGCCTTGCAGGCCTTAAGCTCGCGCAGCTCCAGGCGCTTGCCGGCCAGCTCGGCATCACCGGGGGCTCCCGCATGCGTAAGGGAGATCTGGTTACGGCCATCTCCAACCACCAGCGCGGCGGCGCAGTAGCCGACCGACCGGTCCGCGGTTCCCGCGGCGAGGCCGGCGACGACGCAGCCAAGGGTGCTTCGGCGCCCGAGAAGGCGGCAGCAGCACCCGCGGAGCAGTCCGCAGAGGCCGAGACCACCCGCCCGACGCGTACCCGTAACCGCAACCGGCGTGCAGCCAGTGACGGCGTCGTCACTTCCGCCCCCGCGGAAACTGCGGCGGCCGAGGCACCGGCACCCGCCGCCTCGCCGGAAGCAGACGCGGCTCCGGCCCGGAACCGCGAGGCACGCGAAGACAACGGACGTGAAGAGGGCCAGCGCGAGCGCGGCAACCGCCGCAGCCGCAACCGCCGCAGCGACTCCAACGAGTCCAACGGCACGGTCAACAACGCTTCCGCCGAGGCGCCTGCAGAGGACGCCTCCAGCAACGGCGCTGCCAGCAACGGTGCTGCCTCCAACAACGGCGCTGCCAACGGTGCCGAGGCCCGGACCCAGGGCGACGACGAGCGCGGCGAACGCCGTGAACGCCGTGACCGCAACCGTTCGGACCGCGACAACGGCGGCAACCGCGACAACGGCGGCAACCGCGAGAACAACCGCGACCGCGACAACAACCGCGACAACGGCGGCAACCGCGAGAACAACCGGGACCGCGACAACAACCGCGACAACGGCGGCAACCGCGAGAACAACCGCGACCGCGACAACAACCGCGACGACAACGACGAGAACGGGCGCGGGCGTAACCGCCGCAACCGGAACCGCAACGAGCGCAATGACCGCAACGACCGCGGTGACCGGAACGATCGTTTCCGCGACCGCAACGAGCGCCGCCGCAACCGCAACCAGAACCCCGAGGTCGACGACGTCGAGGTCACTGAAGACGACGTCCTGCTGCCCGTGGCCGGCATCCTCGACGTCCTGGAGAACTACGCCTTCGTACGGACCTCCGGTTACCTGCCGGGCCCGAACGATGTCTACGTTTCCCTCGCCCAGGTGAAGAAGTACAACCTGCGCAAGGGCGACGCCGTCGTCGGCGCCATCCGCGCCCCGCGTGAAGGCGAAAACCAGGGCGGAAACCAGCGCCAGAAGTTCAACGCGCTGGTACGCCTCACCTCCGTCAACGGCAAGCCCGCCGAGGACAACAAGGACCGCGTGGAGTTCTCCAAGCTGGTTCCGCTGTACCCCTCCGAGCGCCTGCGCCTGGAGACGTCCGCCAAGGTGATCGGCCCGCGTGTCATTGACCTCGTGGCACCGATCGGCAAGGGCCAGCGCGGCCTCATCGTTTCCCCGCCGAAGGCCGGAAAGACGCTGATCCTGCAGGCAATTGCCAACGCGATCACGATCAACAACCCTGAGGTCCACCTCATGATGGTCCTCGTGGACGAGCGTCCCGAGGAAGTCACGGACATGCAGCGCACGGTCAAGGGCGAGGTCATTGCCTCCACCTTCGACCGCCCCGCCGATGACCACACCACTGTTGCCGAACTCGCCATCGAGCGCGCCAAGCGCCTGGTGGAAATGGGTAACGACGTCGTGGTGCTGCTTGACTCCATGACCCGCCTGGGACGCGCCTACAACCTGGCCGCTCCGGCGTCGGGCCGTATCCTCTCCGGCGGTGTGGATTCGTCCGCACTGTACCCGCCCAAGCGTTTCTTCGGTGCTGCCCGCAACATCGAAAACGGCGGCTCGCTGACCATCCTGGCTACGGCCCTGGTGGAGACCGGATCCAAGATGGACGAGGTCATCTTCGAGGAATTCAAGGGCACCGGCAACATGGAGCTGCGCCTGTCCCGCAACCTTGCGGACAAGCGCATCTTCCCGGCCGTGGATGTCAACGCGTCGGGTACCCGCCGCGAAGAGAACCTGCTCTCCCCGGATGAAGTCAAGATCATGTGGAAGCTGCGCCGGGTCCTGTCCGGACTGGACACCCAGCAGGCGCTGGAACTGCTCACCGGCAAGATCCGGGAGACGCAGTCCAACGTCGAGTTCCTGATGCAGGTCCAGCAGACCACCCTGGGCACCAAGGACAACTAG
- the thrB gene encoding homoserine kinase — protein MQVDLPGGQRSGSRSGSRILAPGQDVTVSVPATSANLGPGFDSLGLALTLYDTVRVRTSEDEGIFVEVAGEGAGNVPLDSSHLVVRTLLSTLAASGYSAQGLHLSAENAIPHGRGLGSSASAIVSGVLAANSLLPVEARLDAAGVLHSCSALEGHPDNVAPALVGDLAISWEDDGVFRSVRASVHPDVVPVVAIPAVELSTESARGLLPATVAHRTAAANAGRAALLIHALTVDPSLLLEGTQDALHQDFRAPAMLPSARLLQSLRSAGFAAVISGAGPTVMCLAHGEEAALEAEQAMTKHLQAAEFGENWRVLRLGVERDGARVEGHQR, from the coding sequence ATGCAGGTGGATCTGCCCGGCGGGCAGCGCTCCGGTTCCCGCTCCGGTTCCCGCATCCTGGCGCCGGGGCAGGACGTGACCGTGTCCGTGCCCGCAACGAGCGCCAACCTCGGCCCGGGGTTCGACTCCCTTGGGCTGGCGCTCACGTTGTATGACACGGTCCGGGTGCGCACCTCCGAGGATGAAGGCATTTTCGTCGAGGTCGCGGGTGAAGGCGCCGGAAACGTTCCCTTGGATTCCTCCCACCTGGTGGTCCGCACCCTGCTGTCCACTCTGGCCGCCTCCGGGTACAGCGCCCAGGGCCTGCACCTGAGCGCAGAGAACGCTATTCCGCACGGCCGCGGTCTGGGCTCTTCGGCGTCGGCTATTGTGTCCGGCGTACTGGCTGCGAATTCCCTGCTGCCGGTCGAAGCCCGGCTCGATGCCGCAGGTGTGCTGCACAGTTGCTCGGCGCTGGAGGGCCACCCGGACAATGTGGCTCCCGCACTCGTCGGCGACCTCGCCATTTCCTGGGAGGACGACGGCGTCTTCCGCTCCGTGCGGGCCTCAGTCCATCCCGATGTGGTTCCCGTCGTCGCCATACCGGCCGTGGAACTTTCCACCGAGAGTGCCCGCGGCCTGCTGCCGGCCACCGTGGCCCACCGGACGGCAGCGGCCAATGCCGGCCGTGCGGCGCTGTTGATCCACGCCTTGACGGTGGATCCGTCGCTGCTGCTCGAGGGAACGCAGGACGCGCTTCACCAGGACTTCCGGGCACCTGCGATGCTCCCGAGTGCCCGGCTGCTGCAGTCACTGCGCTCTGCGGGATTCGCCGCCGTGATTTCCGGTGCCGGTCCCACGGTGATGTGCCTAGCCCACGGCGAGGAGGCCGCCCTGGAAGCGGAGCAGGCCATGACCAAACATTTGCAGGCAGCGGAATTCGGCGAAAATTGGCGTGTTCTGCGGCTTGGCGTCGAGCGAGATGGTGCTAGAGTGGAAGGGCACCAGCGGTAA